In a single window of the Micrococcaceae bacterium Sec5.7 genome:
- a CDS encoding vWA domain-containing protein: MTDSALTHVYVLLDRSGSMLSIVEDTVGGFAAFVKDQQSVAGRCRLSLAQFDDSYEQVYASVDIQDVPPLLLIPRGSTALHDAMVRLIGDAGAELAALSERDRPGTVLVAVLTDGHENSSHEATGAVVKALVERQQSQWGWQFTYLGANQDAVLTAQGLGIRAEDALTYGSAHVEAAFTVQSAKTRRLREARLGGATIAEAAVQAAFTQDERDTAGM; the protein is encoded by the coding sequence ATGACTGATTCAGCGCTGACACACGTGTATGTCCTGCTGGACCGATCCGGGTCCATGCTCAGCATCGTTGAGGACACCGTGGGAGGCTTTGCCGCTTTCGTCAAAGACCAGCAGTCCGTGGCCGGGCGTTGCCGCCTGTCCCTGGCGCAGTTCGATGACAGCTACGAGCAGGTCTATGCATCTGTGGACATCCAGGATGTTCCTCCGCTTCTACTGATTCCGCGGGGCTCGACAGCCCTGCATGATGCAATGGTGAGGCTTATCGGAGACGCCGGTGCAGAGCTGGCCGCACTTTCGGAACGCGATCGCCCGGGAACGGTGCTCGTGGCGGTCTTGACCGACGGCCACGAAAATTCATCGCACGAGGCCACCGGAGCTGTTGTCAAGGCACTTGTGGAGCGGCAACAGTCCCAGTGGGGTTGGCAGTTCACCTATCTGGGTGCCAACCAGGACGCGGTCCTGACCGCGCAGGGCCTTGGGATCCGGGCAGAAGATGCCCTCACCTACGGAAGCGCGCATGTTGAGGCTGCCTTCACCGTCCAGTCGGCCAAAACCCGCAGACTCCGGGAGGCCAGACTTGGGGGCGCCACAATTGCAGAGGCTGCAGTGCAGGCGGCATTTACGCAGGATGAACGCGATACTGCGGGGATGTAG
- a CDS encoding carbonic anhydrase: MATYLTPALAWRRMREGNDRFVAGESSHPNQDASRRSSLLEDQHPFAVIFGCSDSRLAAEIIFDLGLGDAFVVRTAGQVIDDAVLGSLEYSISELGVPLIVVLGHDSCGAVSATKTAVETGLMPIGFMRDLVERITPSVLASLRNDQHEVNDMVVEHVKQTSQRLVDSSRVISAAIENGRAAVIGLSYSLAQGRAEVVSGIGEL, encoded by the coding sequence GTGGCCACTTATCTGACTCCCGCGCTGGCTTGGCGCCGCATGCGCGAAGGCAACGATCGCTTTGTTGCCGGCGAATCCTCGCACCCCAACCAGGACGCCTCGCGACGGTCCTCGCTGCTGGAGGACCAGCATCCTTTTGCGGTGATCTTCGGCTGCTCGGACTCCCGGCTCGCCGCCGAGATCATTTTCGACCTCGGCCTCGGGGATGCCTTTGTTGTGCGAACTGCAGGCCAGGTGATCGACGACGCCGTGCTGGGCTCGCTCGAATACAGCATCAGTGAGCTTGGCGTACCGCTGATTGTGGTGCTGGGCCATGACAGCTGCGGCGCCGTCAGCGCCACCAAGACCGCCGTGGAAACCGGGCTGATGCCTATCGGCTTCATGCGCGACCTCGTGGAACGCATCACGCCGTCTGTGCTTGCGTCGCTGCGCAACGACCAGCACGAGGTCAACGACATGGTGGTGGAACACGTCAAGCAGACCTCGCAGCGCCTCGTGGACAGCTCGCGTGTGATTTCCGCCGCAATCGAAAACGGCCGGGCCGCCGTGATCGGCCTGTCGTACAGCCTGGCGCAAGGCCGTGCGGAAGTGGTTTCCGGCATCGGCGAACTCTAG
- a CDS encoding A24 family peptidase, giving the protein MIRRLGELWEGTPLAFWLALAACAYFAVTAVRLTVVDVRHHLLPNRIVFPSYAVAGALLLGAAGTVWVSGSAALEAAPDGGAQLLGVPGLRVPAGGAVLWVFYFVLRLVYPPGMGFGDVKLAGVLGLYLGYLGWAHVFAGTFAAFLFGGLWSVALLAARRGTLKSAIPFGPFMLAGTAAAMLVLPA; this is encoded by the coding sequence GTGATCCGACGACTTGGCGAACTCTGGGAAGGCACCCCGCTGGCCTTTTGGCTGGCGCTGGCTGCGTGCGCATACTTTGCGGTGACGGCGGTGCGTCTCACCGTTGTTGACGTGCGACACCATCTGCTGCCCAACCGCATCGTTTTCCCGTCCTATGCCGTGGCTGGTGCGCTCCTGCTGGGAGCTGCAGGGACCGTTTGGGTGTCCGGTTCCGCTGCACTTGAAGCAGCGCCCGACGGCGGGGCGCAGCTTCTGGGGGTTCCGGGACTGCGGGTTCCGGCAGGGGGCGCGGTGCTGTGGGTCTTCTACTTTGTCCTGCGGCTGGTGTATCCGCCGGGGATGGGATTCGGCGATGTGAAGCTGGCGGGGGTGCTTGGCCTGTATCTGGGGTACCTGGGCTGGGCGCACGTGTTTGCGGGAACATTCGCCGCGTTTCTGTTCGGCGGGCTGTGGAGCGTGGCGCTGCTCGCCGCCCGGCGGGGAACGCTCAAATCGGCCATACCCTTCGGCCCGTTTATGCTGGCCGGCACTGCTGCGGCGATGCTGGTGTTGCCGGCCTGA
- the glpX gene encoding class II fructose-bisphosphatase, translating to MTQKYSTLSPSLAVGIDEPDRNLALELVRVTEAAAIAGGHWVGFGDKNKADGAAVDAMRSFLHTVHFNGVVVIGEGEKDEAPMLFNGEHVGDGTGPECDVAVDPIDGTRLAALGINNALAVLAVAERGSMFDPSAVFYMEKLVTGPEAADMVDLRLPVKQNLHLIAKAKGVKVNQLNVMILDRDRHRPLVEEIREAGARTKFIMDGDVAGAIAAARSGTGVDALMGIGGTPEGIVAACAIKSLGGVIQGRLWPTSDDEKQKAIDAGHDLDRVLSTNDLVSSDNCYFAATGITDGDLLRGVRYSKDKVLTQSIVMRSKSGTIRFVDGEHQASKWEGYARKN from the coding sequence ATGACCCAGAAGTATTCAACTCTTTCCCCCTCTCTTGCCGTCGGAATTGACGAGCCTGACCGCAACCTTGCACTGGAACTGGTCCGTGTCACCGAGGCCGCGGCCATTGCCGGCGGGCACTGGGTTGGCTTCGGCGACAAGAACAAAGCAGACGGCGCCGCAGTTGACGCCATGCGTTCATTCCTTCACACGGTCCACTTCAACGGCGTTGTGGTCATCGGCGAAGGCGAGAAGGACGAAGCGCCCATGCTATTCAACGGCGAGCACGTCGGGGACGGCACAGGTCCTGAGTGTGACGTCGCCGTCGATCCCATCGACGGTACCCGCCTGGCCGCCCTCGGCATCAACAACGCCCTGGCCGTCCTGGCCGTAGCCGAACGCGGCTCCATGTTTGACCCCTCAGCCGTGTTCTACATGGAGAAGCTCGTCACCGGGCCCGAAGCTGCGGACATGGTGGACCTGCGTTTGCCCGTCAAGCAGAACCTGCACCTCATCGCCAAGGCCAAGGGCGTCAAGGTCAACCAGCTGAACGTCATGATCCTGGATCGCGACCGTCACCGCCCGCTCGTGGAGGAAATCCGCGAAGCCGGCGCCCGCACCAAGTTCATCATGGATGGCGATGTCGCCGGCGCCATCGCTGCTGCCCGCTCCGGTACTGGCGTCGATGCGCTGATGGGCATCGGCGGAACGCCGGAAGGCATCGTTGCGGCCTGCGCCATCAAATCCCTCGGCGGCGTCATCCAGGGCCGGCTCTGGCCTACCAGCGATGACGAGAAGCAGAAAGCGATAGACGCCGGCCACGACCTCGACCGTGTGCTGTCCACCAATGACCTCGTCTCCAGCGACAACTGTTATTTCGCCGCCACCGGCATCACCGACGGCGACCTCCTCAGGGGCGTGCGCTACTCCAAGGACAAGGTCCTGACACAGTCGATCGTCATGCGGTCCAAGTCCGGCACGATCCGCTTTGTGGACGGCGAGCACCAGGCCAGCAAGTGGGAAGGCTACGCCCGCAAGAACTAG
- a CDS encoding DUF4245 domain-containing protein encodes MQEKTTPTHGATAARPADAVSDPAAVRPVIPAAAAKRANASVIGMIIALVVSIAAFLPIVLMNPAPKTDGFRPDINVGAVAKNATDVAGFTPVAPDIGDTFSSNYARWKSGAASGVATWEVGYLTPKESFIGLVQTRQGNPTWLLQQTNNAPVTGTRSAGGKDWELRDTGNGEKSMVLHYRGTTVVLTGTAQLEEFTALASAVVKSLDGNPAVTVSPSATPTP; translated from the coding sequence ATGCAGGAAAAGACCACCCCCACGCATGGTGCAACCGCCGCCAGGCCAGCCGACGCCGTCTCTGACCCGGCAGCGGTCAGGCCGGTAATCCCCGCCGCCGCTGCGAAAAGGGCCAATGCCTCCGTGATCGGGATGATTATTGCCCTCGTGGTGAGCATCGCGGCCTTCCTGCCGATCGTCCTGATGAACCCCGCTCCGAAGACAGACGGCTTCCGTCCGGACATCAACGTCGGCGCGGTGGCAAAAAACGCCACGGATGTGGCGGGATTCACACCGGTGGCCCCGGACATCGGCGACACATTCAGTTCCAATTACGCACGGTGGAAGTCAGGCGCAGCCAGTGGCGTCGCCACCTGGGAAGTCGGATACCTGACGCCCAAGGAATCCTTCATCGGTCTTGTCCAGACGCGGCAGGGCAACCCCACCTGGCTTCTGCAGCAGACCAACAACGCCCCGGTCACTGGTACACGCAGCGCCGGCGGCAAGGACTGGGAGTTGCGCGACACCGGAAACGGCGAGAAAAGCATGGTGCTGCACTATCGCGGCACCACCGTTGTCCTGACCGGCACGGCGCAGCTGGAAGAGTTCACGGCTCTGGCCTCCGCCGTCGTAAAGTCTCTTGACGGCAACCCTGCAGTCACCGTTTCACCCTCAGCCACCCCCACACCGTAA
- a CDS encoding class II fumarate hydratase, with translation MTSTEELHTEEFRIEHDTMGEVRVPVNALYRAQTQRAVENFPISGKTLERAHIEALARVKKAAAQANAELGVLDGELAQAIADAADEVATGKYDGDFPIDVFQTGSGTSSNMNTNEVLAELATRALKAAGSDKVVHPNDHVNASQSSNDVFPTSVHVAATSALINDLIPALGYLAESLERKAVEFKDVVKSGRTHLMDATPVTLGQEFGGYAAQVRYGVERINAALPRVAEVPLGGTAVGTGINTPAGFPERVIELLAADTGLPLTEARDHFEAQANRDGLIEASSQLRNIAISFMKINNDLRWMGSGPNTGLGEISIPDLQPGSSIMPGKVNPVICEASIMVCAQVIGNDTAIAWSGTNGAFELNVGIPVMAANLLESVRLLSNTSRVMADKMIDGITANVERARFLAEASPSIVTPLNKYIGYENAAKIAKKAVAEGLTIRETVVAMGFLERGELTEEQLDTALDVMSMTRPPHKA, from the coding sequence ATGACTTCCACAGAAGAGTTGCACACCGAAGAGTTCCGCATTGAACATGACACGATGGGCGAAGTCCGCGTCCCCGTGAACGCCCTGTACCGTGCGCAGACGCAGCGTGCAGTTGAAAACTTCCCCATCTCCGGAAAGACCCTGGAGCGTGCGCACATCGAGGCCCTTGCACGGGTCAAGAAGGCCGCTGCGCAGGCCAACGCAGAACTGGGAGTGCTCGACGGCGAGCTGGCCCAGGCGATCGCTGACGCTGCCGATGAGGTAGCAACGGGCAAGTACGACGGCGACTTCCCCATCGATGTTTTCCAGACCGGCTCCGGCACGTCCTCGAACATGAACACCAATGAGGTGCTGGCAGAACTTGCAACGCGCGCGCTCAAGGCCGCCGGCAGCGACAAGGTGGTCCACCCGAACGACCACGTCAACGCCTCGCAGTCCTCCAACGATGTGTTTCCCACCTCCGTCCACGTCGCCGCCACCTCCGCGTTGATCAATGACCTCATCCCGGCACTTGGCTACCTGGCGGAGTCGCTGGAACGCAAAGCCGTTGAGTTCAAGGACGTTGTGAAGTCCGGCCGCACGCACCTGATGGACGCCACCCCGGTGACCCTGGGCCAGGAGTTCGGCGGTTACGCAGCGCAGGTCCGCTACGGCGTGGAGCGCATCAATGCCGCCCTCCCCCGCGTTGCCGAGGTTCCGCTCGGCGGCACCGCGGTAGGCACCGGCATCAACACCCCGGCGGGATTCCCGGAGCGCGTTATCGAGCTCCTCGCAGCAGACACCGGCCTGCCGCTGACGGAGGCCCGCGACCACTTCGAGGCCCAGGCCAACCGCGACGGCCTGATCGAGGCCTCCAGCCAGCTGCGAAACATTGCCATCTCCTTCATGAAGATCAACAATGACCTGCGCTGGATGGGTTCGGGCCCCAACACCGGCCTGGGCGAAATCTCGATTCCGGACCTGCAGCCGGGCTCCTCGATCATGCCGGGCAAGGTCAATCCCGTGATCTGCGAAGCGTCCATCATGGTGTGCGCCCAGGTGATCGGCAACGACACCGCCATCGCCTGGTCCGGCACGAATGGCGCATTTGAACTTAACGTCGGTATCCCGGTGATGGCCGCCAACCTGCTCGAGTCCGTGCGCCTGCTGTCCAACACGAGCCGTGTGATGGCCGACAAGATGATCGACGGCATCACCGCCAATGTGGAGCGCGCCCGCTTCCTGGCCGAGGCTTCACCTTCCATCGTTACGCCGCTGAACAAGTACATCGGCTACGAGAACGCCGCGAAGATCGCCAAGAAGGCAGTGGCCGAGGGCCTGACCATCCGCGAAACCGTGGTTGCCATGGGCTTCCTGGAGCGCGGCGAACTGACCGAAGAGCAGCTGGACACCGCCCTGGACGTTATGTCCATGACACGCCCGCCGCACAAGGCATAG